Proteins encoded in a region of the Frondihabitans sp. 762G35 genome:
- a CDS encoding alpha/beta hydrolase: protein MTQTPTIILVHGAFADAASWAPVTRELLDRGHTVLVPPVYNRSLAEDGASVRAFAEKIDGPVVLVGHSYGGAVITVAGDAENVVGLVFVAGYVLDEGESLGQLQGGFPDSDLAANLVYTPYPVAGADDGTDVSVKIDAFPPVFAEGVDPKTAQVLAVSQRPLAGAAFGEPASVAAWKTTPGWGIVSANDHTINPEVERFGYKRAGLRNVIELPSPHLVMHTHPSEVADVIETAVRETTSN, encoded by the coding sequence ATGACTCAGACCCCCACCATCATCCTGGTCCACGGCGCTTTCGCCGACGCCGCTAGCTGGGCCCCCGTCACCCGGGAGCTCCTGGACCGCGGTCACACCGTCCTCGTGCCGCCGGTCTACAACCGTAGCCTTGCCGAAGACGGCGCCTCGGTCCGCGCTTTCGCGGAGAAGATCGACGGCCCCGTCGTCCTGGTCGGTCACTCTTACGGCGGCGCCGTTATCACCGTCGCCGGTGACGCCGAGAACGTCGTCGGTCTCGTCTTCGTGGCCGGCTACGTCCTCGATGAGGGTGAAAGCCTCGGCCAGCTCCAGGGCGGCTTCCCCGACTCCGACCTCGCCGCGAACCTCGTCTACACCCCGTACCCGGTCGCCGGAGCCGACGACGGCACCGACGTCTCGGTAAAGATCGATGCGTTCCCGCCGGTCTTCGCCGAGGGAGTTGACCCGAAGACTGCGCAGGTCCTCGCCGTCTCCCAGCGCCCGCTGGCGGGTGCCGCGTTCGGTGAGCCGGCGTCCGTGGCGGCGTGGAAGACCACGCCGGGCTGGGGCATCGTCTCGGCCAACGACCACACCATCAACCCCGAGGTCGAGCGCTTCGGATACAAGCGCGCCGGCTTGCGGAACGTCATCGAACTGCCTTCGCCGCACCTCGTGATGCACACCCACCCCTCCGAGGTCGCTGACGTCATCGAGACCGCCGTCCGCGAGACCACCAGCAACTGA
- a CDS encoding MmyB family transcriptional regulator — MTTLTPPPKIESRPQGSPLGEFLRARRDSLSPSDVGIMDGSRRRVTGLRRQEVARVAGISAEYYLRLEQGTDRQPSRQVLVALSRGLRLDADGTRYLFRLAGQLDVTPPPEDSPCLAADVLEQWSSTPAYVVDRHQFVIGINDLGVELLPFLATPGTNLLEQTVLASLDSAEDRNDYWNAAIQTQVAALRFWCDSFNPQLRLLVASLSAKSKTFRDAWARHEAHPARTGATLAEVPPFGFLPFRWQVLELPEQDQFLFAYSADSGAPESAAALDFLRAKIALRRAVAASSRL; from the coding sequence GTGACCACCCTGACGCCACCGCCGAAGATCGAGTCCAGGCCGCAGGGCTCCCCGTTGGGTGAGTTTCTCCGGGCTCGACGGGACTCTCTGTCACCGAGCGACGTGGGGATCATGGATGGCTCTAGGCGGCGGGTTACCGGGCTGCGGCGGCAGGAAGTGGCACGCGTTGCTGGTATCAGCGCCGAGTACTACTTGCGTCTCGAACAGGGAACAGATCGTCAGCCTTCTCGTCAAGTCCTCGTAGCGCTCAGCCGTGGCCTCCGTCTAGACGCCGACGGCACTCGTTATCTCTTCCGGCTGGCTGGCCAACTCGACGTCACGCCGCCGCCGGAAGATAGCCCGTGTCTCGCCGCGGATGTGCTCGAGCAGTGGTCGTCCACGCCGGCCTACGTCGTTGATCGCCACCAATTCGTCATCGGCATAAACGACTTGGGTGTCGAGCTCCTTCCGTTTTTGGCCACACCGGGAACCAACTTGCTCGAGCAGACGGTACTGGCCTCCCTCGACTCGGCCGAGGACCGGAACGATTACTGGAACGCCGCTATCCAGACTCAGGTCGCCGCGCTGCGATTCTGGTGCGACAGCTTCAATCCACAACTCCGCTTACTCGTCGCCTCGCTCTCGGCGAAGTCCAAAACGTTCCGCGATGCCTGGGCCCGCCACGAAGCACATCCGGCGCGAACTGGCGCAACGCTCGCGGAAGTCCCACCATTCGGGTTCCTGCCCTTTCGGTGGCAAGTTCTGGAACTGCCCGAGCAAGACCAGTTTCTCTTCGCCTACTCCGCGGACTCGGGAGCGCCCGAATCTGCGGCGGCGTTGGACTTTCTCCGGGCCAAGATTGCATTACGGCGAGCAGTCGCGGCATCGAGTCGACTTTAG
- a CDS encoding cupin domain-containing protein, with translation MQIQPQKPTSLNPEEQFPGQVWVDPIVAPQTDDQRTTVAKVRFAPDARTAWHHHARGQFLHVTEGIARFGTRDGHVVDVHPGQTISIAPGEEHFHASSGGTFMEHIAILEAADDPAETTTWLEQITDDDYNGTPTD, from the coding sequence ATGCAGATCCAGCCGCAGAAACCCACCAGCCTGAACCCTGAAGAGCAGTTCCCCGGGCAGGTGTGGGTCGACCCGATCGTGGCACCGCAGACCGACGACCAGCGCACCACCGTGGCAAAGGTGCGGTTCGCGCCCGACGCCCGGACGGCGTGGCATCACCACGCCCGCGGCCAGTTCCTGCACGTCACCGAGGGCATCGCCCGGTTCGGCACCCGTGACGGACACGTCGTCGACGTTCACCCCGGGCAGACCATCTCGATCGCCCCCGGCGAGGAGCACTTCCACGCCTCCAGCGGCGGCACCTTCATGGAGCACATCGCCATCCTCGAAGCCGCTGACGATCCGGCCGAGACCACCACGTGGCTCGAGCAGATCACCGACGACGACTACAACGGCACCCCCACCGACTGA
- a CDS encoding alpha/beta hydrolase has protein sequence MSDHTIRPPFDPELQTFLTALEARGPFSLSTEMLPRMRQLDTTEEELDARLRTRGYERRSVAVPGHLGDPIQLAIIQRMCRTGSRAAVYTIHGGGMMFGHHLGNLDSYDDWLLDHDIVLLSIDYRLAPEYPDPHPVEDCYAGLVWVTAHADELGIDPDRIVIAGQSAGGGLATGTALLARDRKGPDLLAQILVSPMLDDRDNTVSTRQIDGVGVADRQMTRFGWDAYLGPRRATDDVSVYAAPARAEDLHGLPRTYIDCGSTEVFRDETIAYASALWAAGVDAELHVWPGAFHGFTSMMPHAVISKTATAALGDWTRRTLGPPAPVAEFSNQAPPVSRHGSGSKRMGLGTDERDFRFAAPLAADQVSGK, from the coding sequence ATGTCTGACCACACCATTCGCCCCCCGTTCGATCCCGAACTCCAGACGTTCCTCACCGCCCTCGAGGCTCGAGGACCCTTCTCCCTGTCGACCGAGATGCTGCCTCGCATGCGACAACTCGACACCACCGAAGAAGAACTCGATGCACGGCTCCGCACCCGTGGTTACGAACGTCGAAGCGTCGCCGTTCCCGGGCACCTGGGCGACCCCATCCAGCTGGCCATCATCCAGCGCATGTGCCGCACCGGTTCGAGGGCCGCCGTCTACACGATCCACGGTGGCGGGATGATGTTCGGTCATCACCTCGGCAACCTCGACTCCTACGACGACTGGCTCCTCGACCATGACATCGTCCTCCTCAGCATCGACTACCGTCTCGCCCCCGAATACCCCGACCCCCATCCCGTCGAGGACTGCTACGCCGGCCTCGTCTGGGTCACCGCCCACGCCGACGAGCTCGGCATCGACCCCGACCGGATCGTCATCGCCGGGCAAAGCGCGGGCGGCGGGCTCGCCACCGGCACCGCACTCCTCGCACGCGACCGGAAGGGTCCGGACTTGTTGGCGCAGATCCTCGTGTCGCCCATGCTCGACGACCGCGACAACACGGTGTCCACGCGCCAGATCGACGGGGTCGGAGTTGCTGACCGGCAGATGACTCGCTTCGGCTGGGACGCCTACCTCGGACCTCGCCGCGCCACCGACGACGTCTCCGTCTACGCCGCACCCGCCCGCGCCGAAGACCTCCACGGTCTGCCCCGGACCTACATCGACTGCGGCAGCACCGAGGTATTCCGCGACGAGACCATCGCCTACGCCAGTGCCCTCTGGGCCGCAGGAGTCGACGCCGAACTGCACGTCTGGCCAGGCGCCTTCCACGGATTCACCAGCATGATGCCCCACGCCGTCATCTCGAAGACCGCGACCGCCGCCCTCGGCGACTGGACACGACGAACCCTCGGACCACCCGCGCCGGTCGCAGAATTCTCAAATCAGGCGCCCCCGGTGTCTCGTCACGGAAGTGGGTCGAAACGGATGGGCCTCGGGACCGACGAGCGGGATTTCCGCTTCGCGGCGCCCCTAGCCGCTGATCAGGTCTCTGGCAAGTGA
- a CDS encoding SDR family NAD(P)-dependent oxidoreductase, translating into MARILVTGSADGLGRATADVLLSQGHGVIVHARNADRAKTLTDLVDRGATLIVADLSRRQEVLDAAHELEDGTTVDAVIHNAGVYSGPDVIPVNIVAPYLLTALLRTPTRHVYLSSGMHRGGHIDLGRLDWDGNKPSGSYSDSKLLVTTLALGIARRWAPAVLANAVDPGWVPTKMGGAGATDDFDLGHRTQERLVTDQGLTVTGGYWFHGQQQQPHPSAQDPDVQDQLLDALAGATGIELPRR; encoded by the coding sequence ATGGCACGCATCCTTGTGACAGGCTCCGCGGACGGACTCGGCCGGGCGACAGCCGACGTCCTCCTCAGCCAGGGCCACGGCGTCATCGTCCACGCCCGGAATGCCGACCGCGCGAAGACGCTGACCGACCTTGTCGATCGCGGTGCCACCCTCATCGTTGCTGACCTTTCAAGGCGGCAGGAAGTCCTTGACGCCGCACACGAGCTGGAGGACGGAACGACGGTCGACGCGGTCATCCACAACGCCGGCGTCTACTCCGGCCCCGATGTCATCCCCGTCAACATCGTCGCGCCGTACCTACTCACCGCACTGCTGAGAACCCCGACCAGGCACGTCTACCTCAGCAGCGGTATGCACCGTGGCGGGCACATCGATCTCGGCCGGCTGGACTGGGACGGCAACAAGCCTTCCGGCAGCTACTCCGACAGCAAACTGCTCGTCACCACCCTCGCCCTCGGGATCGCTAGACGGTGGGCACCCGCGGTTCTGGCGAACGCAGTCGACCCGGGATGGGTGCCGACGAAGATGGGCGGCGCCGGCGCGACCGACGATTTCGACCTCGGCCACCGGACTCAGGAACGACTCGTCACCGACCAGGGGCTGACCGTCACCGGGGGTTATTGGTTCCACGGGCAGCAGCAACAGCCGCACCCGTCTGCGCAGGACCCCGACGTTCAGGATCAGTTGCTGGACGCCCTCGCCGGAGCAACTGGGATAGAGCTACCGCGTCGCTGA
- a CDS encoding MFS transporter codes for MTTSIPAPAPSAATPATRERMPWLPLISLAAVGFVLLSAETMPAGLLPVMARDLGVSEGVIGQFISIWALGTVVVTVPAITYTQGFRRKPLLLGALSGLVLANAVTAVSSDVVIALVSRFVGGAFTGILWGILAAYGRRISPANSGGLALAVVATGAPVGFALGTPLGSFIGGIFDWRWSFAGLSALGVVLVGVIAIIVPGLAGQPRAHRQPLRRVFLLPGIPIVLLVIFVWMLGHNTLYTYIAPFLRDSGSGLTADLVLLVYGVASIGGVIVTALVIDHHPRLLLQASIAVFILAAGVLVAEHASPVAVLLAAGLWGLAFGGASPQLQSALSIAGGAQSDLANSFLPVAFNLAIFAAGLVGAVLLNVSGGLILGAFMAVLGVAALALTIAGRETFSART; via the coding sequence TTGACCACCTCGATACCGGCCCCGGCCCCCTCGGCTGCCACACCGGCGACCCGGGAACGGATGCCGTGGCTCCCGCTGATCTCGCTGGCGGCCGTCGGATTCGTTCTGCTGTCCGCAGAGACCATGCCTGCCGGCCTCCTTCCCGTGATGGCGCGAGACCTCGGTGTCAGCGAAGGGGTCATCGGTCAGTTCATCAGCATCTGGGCATTGGGGACGGTCGTCGTCACCGTTCCTGCGATCACCTACACGCAGGGCTTCCGCCGGAAGCCGCTCCTTCTCGGAGCCCTCTCGGGGCTCGTCCTCGCCAACGCCGTCACCGCGGTGTCTTCTGACGTCGTCATCGCGTTGGTCTCCCGGTTCGTCGGCGGCGCCTTCACCGGGATCCTGTGGGGGATACTCGCCGCGTACGGCCGCAGGATCAGCCCGGCCAACAGTGGCGGTCTCGCCTTGGCGGTCGTCGCCACGGGTGCGCCGGTCGGGTTCGCCCTCGGCACCCCGCTCGGCTCCTTCATCGGCGGCATCTTCGACTGGCGGTGGTCGTTCGCCGGGCTCTCCGCCCTCGGGGTCGTCCTCGTCGGCGTGATCGCGATCATCGTGCCCGGACTGGCAGGACAACCCCGAGCGCACCGGCAACCCCTGAGAAGGGTGTTCCTGCTGCCGGGCATCCCGATCGTGCTCCTGGTGATCTTCGTCTGGATGCTCGGACACAACACCCTCTACACGTACATCGCACCGTTCCTCCGTGACAGCGGAAGCGGTCTCACCGCGGACCTCGTGCTCCTCGTCTACGGGGTCGCCTCGATCGGCGGTGTCATCGTGACCGCCCTCGTGATCGACCACCACCCCCGGCTGCTGCTGCAAGCGAGCATCGCCGTCTTCATCCTCGCGGCAGGCGTGCTCGTCGCCGAGCACGCTTCCCCGGTCGCGGTCCTGCTCGCTGCCGGACTCTGGGGGCTGGCATTCGGGGGCGCATCCCCTCAGCTCCAGAGCGCCCTCTCGATCGCCGGCGGTGCCCAGTCGGACCTCGCCAACTCCTTCCTGCCCGTCGCCTTCAATCTCGCGATCTTCGCTGCGGGCTTGGTCGGGGCCGTGCTTCTGAACGTCTCCGGCGGGCTGATCCTCGGCGCATTCATGGCCGTCCTCGGCGTCGCGGCCCTGGCCCTCACAATCGCCGGCCGAGAAACCTTCTCGGCACGAACCTGA
- a CDS encoding helix-turn-helix domain-containing protein: MYEGLLALELFFDVLRGLRMTVPKPTLAAYLKARRSLVRPEDVGYPPAATRRVAGLRREEVAELAGISVEYLIQLEQGRVYQISDAVLVNLADALQLDAYGREYLFRLSRVIPLATRTATNLATATDQFLDEWSFTAAYMFDANLDIVAVNPLLHALAGGFAEVGNNLAEMMFLMPAEHRGLGEWATTAKGTVEALRYWGDTDDLRFQRVVGGLLERDADFKRIWFEYGARPITTGSSPSPVEGYGFVDFPWHVIQTPEGHHVVVWGRKKGSLADEIIGRLQARLLSGESEGETNVGVIREATSADRESDSA; encoded by the coding sequence GTGTACGAGGGCCTGCTCGCACTGGAACTGTTTTTTGACGTATTACGGGGTCTTCGTATGACGGTGCCGAAGCCTACGTTGGCCGCCTATCTCAAGGCCAGACGATCGCTCGTGCGACCTGAAGACGTCGGTTACCCTCCTGCCGCGACCCGAAGGGTCGCAGGACTTCGTCGGGAGGAAGTCGCTGAGCTTGCGGGCATCAGTGTCGAGTACCTCATTCAGTTGGAACAGGGCCGCGTCTATCAAATCTCTGACGCCGTTCTAGTCAATTTGGCGGACGCCCTCCAACTCGATGCATATGGGCGCGAGTACCTCTTCCGGTTATCCCGTGTCATTCCGCTGGCGACTCGCACCGCGACAAACCTCGCTACCGCCACAGATCAATTCTTGGACGAGTGGTCGTTTACCGCGGCTTATATGTTCGACGCGAACCTCGACATTGTTGCGGTCAACCCTTTGCTGCATGCACTGGCTGGAGGCTTCGCCGAGGTAGGAAACAACCTGGCCGAAATGATGTTCCTGATGCCTGCCGAACATCGCGGACTAGGCGAATGGGCCACCACCGCCAAGGGAACGGTAGAGGCCTTGCGCTACTGGGGCGACACAGATGATCTTCGCTTTCAACGGGTCGTGGGAGGTCTTCTGGAGCGTGACGCCGACTTCAAGCGGATCTGGTTCGAGTACGGTGCAAGACCCATCACCACCGGAAGCTCACCGTCGCCCGTTGAAGGCTATGGCTTCGTCGACTTCCCCTGGCACGTCATTCAAACGCCTGAGGGACACCACGTTGTCGTGTGGGGCCGAAAAAAAGGGTCCTTGGCAGACGAAATTATTGGACGCCTTCAAGCGAGGCTGCTTTCCGGTGAATCTGAAGGCGAGACCAACGTCGGAGTAATTCGAGAAGCGACAAGCGCAGATCGGGAATCGGACTCCGCCTGA
- a CDS encoding zinc-binding dehydrogenase, producing MKATLMFKSGDVRVVEVPDPVIQHPTEALIRVTYACVCGSDLHPFHDLEDTPEGRRMGHEAIGVVEEIGDDVRTLTVGDTVIVPFAWSDGTCAFCQEGITTSCIHGGFFDGAPSATQAEKLIVPQADGTAVKIPAGTDESYMPSLLTLSDVYLTGYHAAIRGDVGPGKTVTVIGDGAVGLSAVLASKQLGAETIILMGRHTDRTDLGREFGATHVVAERGDEGVARVMDITGGEGSHVVLEAVGHMPAYEQAVGIVRPGGTISRVGVPQYEEAAIGMSSLFGKNATLTGGPATVRTYLEAAIPQVLDGTIDPGRVFDREMPLDRISDAYTLMDDREALKVLIRL from the coding sequence ATGAAAGCCACCCTCATGTTCAAGTCCGGCGACGTCCGAGTCGTCGAGGTCCCCGACCCCGTCATCCAGCACCCCACCGAAGCGCTCATCCGCGTCACCTACGCGTGCGTCTGCGGATCGGACCTGCACCCCTTCCACGACCTCGAGGACACCCCCGAGGGCCGCAGGATGGGCCACGAAGCGATCGGCGTCGTCGAGGAGATCGGCGACGACGTACGCACCCTCACCGTGGGTGACACGGTCATCGTCCCGTTCGCCTGGTCGGATGGGACCTGCGCCTTCTGCCAGGAGGGCATCACCACCTCCTGCATCCACGGCGGCTTCTTCGACGGTGCTCCCTCCGCCACCCAGGCCGAGAAGCTGATCGTCCCCCAAGCCGACGGCACCGCCGTCAAGATCCCCGCCGGCACCGACGAGTCCTACATGCCGTCCTTGCTGACCCTCTCCGACGTCTACCTGACCGGATACCACGCCGCCATCCGCGGCGACGTCGGACCCGGGAAGACCGTCACCGTCATCGGTGACGGCGCCGTCGGCCTCTCGGCCGTCCTGGCGTCGAAGCAGCTCGGAGCCGAGACCATCATCCTCATGGGCCGTCACACCGACCGCACCGACCTCGGCCGCGAATTCGGCGCCACCCACGTCGTCGCCGAGCGCGGCGATGAGGGTGTCGCCAGGGTGATGGACATCACTGGGGGAGAGGGCTCCCACGTCGTCCTCGAAGCGGTCGGGCACATGCCCGCCTACGAGCAGGCCGTCGGCATCGTCCGCCCCGGCGGCACCATCAGCCGCGTCGGCGTGCCCCAGTACGAAGAAGCCGCGATCGGCATGAGCTCCCTCTTCGGGAAGAACGCCACCCTCACCGGCGGGCCCGCGACCGTCCGCACCTACCTCGAGGCCGCCATCCCGCAGGTCCTCGACGGCACCATCGACCCCGGCCGCGTCTTCGACCGCGAGATGCCCCTCGACCGGATCTCCGACGCCTACACGCTGATGGATGACCGCGAGGCCCTCAAAGTCCTCATCCGCCTCTAG
- a CDS encoding helix-turn-helix transcriptional regulator → MDNKEDVREFLMSRRARLTPEQVGLAAGGRRRVEGLRRGEVATLAGVSVEYYARLERGMIAGASSSVLEAVARALQLTDPERSHLFDLARAADGDSLAARPRGRRTAHQVHRQSLQQVLSVITDGIAVVRDQRQNILATNALARAFYTSVIGDGSGIPNLARFQFLDPESRNFYPDWEMFAGMCVAVMRADAGRDPHDREMQDLVGELSTRSDTFRQLWGAHDVRSHGSGTKRFHHPEVGELILSYEELVITADPGLVLMVYTAEPGSTTAERLRLLASWNAPMHAPETAEGQESATR, encoded by the coding sequence GTGGATAACAAAGAGGACGTTCGCGAGTTCTTGATGTCCAGGCGCGCACGGCTCACCCCTGAGCAGGTTGGCCTTGCTGCCGGTGGGCGTCGTCGCGTGGAGGGCCTTCGTCGGGGCGAAGTCGCCACGCTTGCCGGCGTAAGTGTGGAGTATTACGCCCGATTGGAACGCGGCATGATCGCCGGTGCCTCCTCCAGCGTCCTCGAGGCTGTGGCTCGAGCTCTGCAGCTCACGGACCCCGAGCGAAGCCACCTCTTCGATCTGGCGCGAGCTGCCGACGGAGATAGTCTCGCGGCCAGGCCGCGTGGGCGTCGGACCGCTCACCAGGTGCACCGTCAGAGCCTGCAGCAGGTGCTGTCCGTCATCACGGACGGAATCGCTGTCGTCCGCGATCAACGGCAGAACATCCTGGCAACCAACGCGTTGGCTCGGGCGTTCTACACCTCTGTCATCGGTGACGGGTCGGGAATCCCTAACCTGGCCCGGTTCCAGTTCCTGGACCCTGAGTCCCGCAATTTCTACCCGGATTGGGAGATGTTCGCGGGTATGTGCGTCGCGGTCATGCGGGCAGACGCAGGGCGGGACCCTCACGACCGGGAGATGCAGGATCTCGTCGGTGAGCTGTCCACGCGCAGTGACACGTTCCGTCAGCTGTGGGGCGCCCATGACGTCCGCTCGCATGGCTCCGGGACGAAGCGGTTCCACCACCCCGAGGTCGGGGAACTGATCCTCTCCTACGAAGAGCTCGTCATCACCGCAGACCCAGGCCTAGTCCTCATGGTCTACACGGCCGAGCCCGGGTCCACCACAGCCGAGCGGTTGCGGCTGCTCGCGTCGTGGAATGCCCCCATGCACGCCCCCGAGACCGCCGAGGGTCAAGAGTCAGCGACGCGGTAG
- a CDS encoding carboxymuconolactone decarboxylase family protein: MPEQKKQVGGGRALFGDFAPKMAALTDDVLFDDVWNRPELSARDRSLVTVAVLTAQGNTEQLGFHLGRAVENGVTQEELIEAIIHVMLYSGWPRGMAAMGVAKNLFTDDK; this comes from the coding sequence ATGCCGGAACAGAAGAAGCAGGTCGGTGGCGGTCGTGCCCTGTTCGGCGACTTCGCCCCCAAGATGGCCGCCCTCACCGACGACGTCCTCTTCGACGACGTCTGGAACCGCCCCGAGCTGTCCGCCCGTGACCGCAGTCTCGTCACCGTCGCGGTCCTGACCGCGCAGGGCAACACGGAGCAGCTGGGCTTCCATCTCGGCCGCGCCGTCGAGAACGGCGTCACCCAGGAAGAACTCATCGAGGCCATCATCCACGTGATGCTCTACTCAGGCTGGCCGCGCGGCATGGCCGCGATGGGCGTCGCCAAGAACCTCTTCACCGACGACAAGTAA
- a CDS encoding FAD-dependent oxidoreductase produces MRPNTDLLVRAGAMLGAGRAVVVDDTMRTGLPDVFAAGDGVTTHRRLLGTTYLPLGTTAHKQGRVAGENALGGSARFAGSVGTQVVKVFDLVASRTGLREHEALAAGFAPVSTTAIADDHKKYYPGAQPISIRVTGDSRDGRLLGAQLVGRLGTETAKRVDTYAVALHAGLTVEQVSELDLSYTPPLGSPWDAVQVATQAWSREHRQAVTA; encoded by the coding sequence GTGCGCCCGAACACAGACCTCCTTGTTCGCGCCGGCGCGATGCTTGGAGCTGGCCGGGCGGTCGTGGTGGACGACACCATGCGCACCGGCCTGCCAGACGTGTTCGCGGCCGGCGACGGGGTCACCACCCACCGCCGCCTCCTCGGCACCACCTACCTGCCCCTCGGCACGACCGCCCACAAGCAGGGTCGCGTCGCCGGAGAGAACGCCCTCGGCGGTTCTGCCCGGTTCGCAGGATCCGTCGGCACGCAGGTCGTGAAGGTCTTCGACCTCGTCGCCTCCCGCACCGGTCTTCGTGAGCACGAAGCCCTCGCCGCCGGATTCGCCCCCGTAAGCACGACCGCGATCGCCGACGACCATAAGAAGTACTATCCGGGCGCGCAGCCGATCTCGATCCGCGTCACCGGCGATAGCCGCGACGGGCGTCTCCTCGGCGCGCAGCTCGTCGGCCGCCTCGGCACCGAAACTGCGAAACGCGTCGACACCTACGCCGTCGCCCTCCACGCCGGTTTGACCGTGGAGCAGGTCAGCGAACTCGACCTCTCCTACACACCGCCGCTCGGCTCCCCATGGGATGCCGTGCAGGTTGCCACGCAGGCGTGGTCCCGCGAGCACCGTCAGGCGGTCACCGCATGA
- a CDS encoding arsenate-mycothiol transferase ArsC produces the protein MSDTKPTVLFICQHNAGRSRLGAALLEHLAGDDYTVTSAGISPDTAVNPAVAASIAELGMDIRRRTPRVVTTSDLDEADVVVLMKPGLNLPSTPRGRVLKWSFPNPENWDVDSVRPLRDAIASRIKTDIVF, from the coding sequence ATGAGCGACACCAAGCCCACCGTCCTGTTCATCTGCCAGCACAACGCCGGCCGCTCCCGACTCGGCGCTGCCCTCCTCGAACACCTCGCCGGAGACGACTACACCGTCACCTCCGCAGGAATCTCACCCGACACGGCAGTGAACCCGGCGGTCGCGGCGAGTATTGCGGAGTTGGGGATGGACATCCGTCGACGGACACCCCGCGTCGTGACGACCTCGGATCTCGACGAGGCCGACGTCGTCGTTCTGATGAAGCCCGGCCTGAACCTCCCGAGTACGCCCAGGGGCCGCGTGCTCAAGTGGTCTTTCCCCAATCCGGAGAACTGGGACGTGGATTCCGTCCGCCCCCTGCGGGATGCAATCGCCTCACGAATCAAGACTGACATCGTCTTCTAG
- a CDS encoding IS3 family transposase (programmed frameshift) encodes MPKAFPLEFRRDVVAVARRGEAPVSRIAKDFGISESCLQRWLKIADVEDGVKPGVTQADQAELREAKKRIKLLEQENEILRRAAAYLSQGITPQMMFPLVLDLAADRIPIAVTWGRPRQRLLVGERVLGFSKQAFFKWRTDPVSQRDWDNAHLTNAAIDLHHDDPGFGYRFISDEIEAEAGLKASERRVWRLRSEQRLWSLHSKKRGLNRKAGPPVHDDLVLRDFTATKLNQLWLTDITEHWTDEGMLYLCAIKDVCSNRIVGYSIDSRMTAELAVAALRNAVALREPVGTTLHSDRGSQFRSRKFVEQLKEFGITGSMGRVGACADNAAMESFFSLLQKNVLNRQRWHSRQELRLAIVTWIERTYHRRRRQRRLGRLTPIEFEIINSRADDEA; translated from the exons GTGCCCAAAGCATTCCCATTGGAGTTCCGTCGCGATGTCGTCGCGGTCGCTCGTCGGGGCGAAGCCCCGGTCAGCCGAATCGCGAAAGACTTCGGTATCTCCGAGTCCTGCCTGCAACGCTGGCTCAAGATCGCCGACGTCGAAGACGGCGTCAAACCCGGGGTGACCCAGGCCGATCAGGCCGAACTGCGCGAAGCGAAGAAACGCATCAAGCTCCTGGAGCAAGAGAACGAGATCCTGCGGAGAGCGGCCGCGTATCTGTCGCAGG GCATCACTCCCCAAATGATGTTCCCGCTGGTCCTTGACCTTGCCGCTGATCGGATCCCGATCGCGGTGACCTGGGGGCGCCCCCGCCAGAGGCTCCTGGTGGGGGAACGGGTGCTGGGGTTCAGCAAACAAGCGTTCTTCAAATGGCGAACTGATCCTGTCTCCCAGCGAGATTGGGACAACGCTCACCTCACCAACGCCGCGATCGATCTGCACCACGACGACCCCGGATTCGGGTATCGATTCATCTCCGACGAGATCGAAGCCGAAGCCGGATTGAAAGCATCTGAGCGGCGTGTGTGGCGTCTGCGCTCCGAGCAACGCTTATGGTCGTTGCACTCGAAGAAACGGGGCCTGAACCGGAAGGCCGGCCCGCCCGTCCACGACGACCTCGTGCTCCGCGACTTCACCGCGACGAAGCTGAACCAGCTGTGGCTGACCGACATCACCGAGCACTGGACCGACGAAGGCATGCTGTATCTCTGCGCGATCAAGGACGTCTGCTCGAACCGGATCGTGGGCTACTCGATCGACTCGAGGATGACAGCCGAGCTGGCGGTAGCGGCACTTCGGAACGCCGTCGCACTTCGAGAACCCGTTGGGACGACGCTGCACTCAGATAGAGGCTCGCAATTTCGGTCCAGAAAATTCGTGGAGCAGCTCAAGGAGTTCGGGATCACGGGGTCCATGGGTCGGGTCGGCGCGTGCGCCGACAACGCCGCGATGGAGTCCTTCTTCTCGCTTCTGCAAAAGAACGTCCTGAACCGTCAACGGTGGCATTCACGGCAGGAACTTCGGCTCGCGATCGTGACCTGGATCGAGCGGACCTATCACCGGAGACGACGACAACGACGACTCGGACGCCTCACCCCGATCGAGTTCGAGATAATCAACTCACGGGCCGATGACGAGGCCTGA